The Saprospiraceae bacterium genome includes a window with the following:
- a CDS encoding SHOCT domain-containing protein encodes MDTFEKVKSRLKELSTIRYEATNYEESVELLQFSKTTISELKSMKQTLIQEVKGIRNQYKEAKANASNKSHFISGLIFGRSTSGKLRAENKRNLSNQLDKEIEPYEKLKLICDDYIVQISNKKSLLENYIRENKSITAKKTIVKQDPNMEILNQIEKLGELRDKNIITDQEFENKKKELLNKLK; translated from the coding sequence ATGGATACTTTTGAGAAAGTAAAATCAAGATTAAAAGAGCTTAGTACAATAAGATACGAAGCAACAAATTATGAAGAGTCAGTTGAGTTACTTCAATTCAGTAAAACTACTATTTCGGAATTGAAATCAATGAAGCAAACCCTAATCCAAGAAGTAAAAGGTATTAGAAATCAATATAAAGAAGCCAAAGCAAATGCATCAAATAAAAGTCACTTTATTTCAGGACTAATATTTGGAAGGTCAACCTCAGGAAAACTTAGAGCAGAAAATAAGAGAAACTTGTCAAATCAATTAGATAAAGAAATTGAACCATATGAAAAACTTAAACTAATCTGTGATGATTATATTGTTCAAATCTCAAATAAGAAATCTTTGCTCGAAAATTACATCAGAGAAAACAAAAGTATAACTGCAAAAAAAACTATAGTTAAACAAGATCCGAATATGGAAATACTCAATCAGATAGAAAAATTGGGTGAATTAAGAGATAAAAATATTATAACTGATCAAGAATTTGAAAATAAAAAGAAGGAACTTTTAAATAAATTGAAATGA
- a CDS encoding efflux RND transporter periplasmic adaptor subunit, which translates to MNTKSSILKKVLYFIIPLAIIAIVVIKLKTNKEITQSKVYQYDKEQAINVQVDTLQLENVNAEFSYSGTFEPNKETKISAELQGKINAILVDVGSVVSKGQPLIQLDNSLLKLQLQTIEVQIEGLEADVNRYTILAKADAIQGVQLEKAELGLKSAKVQKATLLEQINKTTIKAPFNGVVTAKLSEKGAFAAPGVPLLQITDITTLKFTVNVPEKDLSQFKLNQSYSLSSDAYSEILLTGKTTMIGSKANMGSSFPIQFTVNNTSDLKIKSGMFGKVLLKNETSGMGIIIPSSAIQGTDKQPQVYVVKNGKALLQNITISKKTQNKAIVSNGLNEGDVIVTNGFINLFDGANITVK; encoded by the coding sequence ATGAATACAAAATCATCAATCCTAAAAAAAGTGCTATACTTCATCATACCGTTGGCGATAATTGCCATTGTGGTAATTAAGTTGAAAACAAACAAGGAAATTACGCAGAGTAAAGTCTATCAATACGATAAAGAACAAGCTATAAATGTTCAAGTAGATACATTGCAACTTGAAAATGTGAATGCAGAATTTTCTTATTCAGGCACATTTGAGCCCAACAAGGAAACAAAAATAAGTGCCGAATTACAAGGGAAAATTAACGCCATTTTAGTTGATGTTGGAAGCGTGGTAAGTAAAGGTCAACCTTTAATTCAATTGGATAATTCATTGCTGAAATTGCAACTGCAAACTATTGAAGTGCAAATAGAAGGATTGGAAGCAGATGTAAATCGCTATACCATTTTGGCTAAAGCAGATGCCATTCAAGGTGTTCAATTAGAAAAAGCAGAATTAGGTTTGAAATCTGCAAAAGTTCAGAAAGCAACTTTGTTGGAGCAGATAAACAAAACGACCATCAAAGCACCTTTTAATGGAGTAGTTACTGCAAAATTAAGTGAAAAAGGAGCTTTTGCTGCACCGGGCGTTCCATTGCTCCAAATAACGGACATTACAACTTTAAAATTCACCGTAAATGTTCCCGAAAAAGATTTAAGTCAGTTCAAATTAAATCAAAGCTATTCTCTTTCGTCAGATGCTTATTCTGAAATTTTATTGACTGGAAAAACTACTATGATTGGCAGTAAAGCTAATATGGGCAGTAGTTTTCCTATTCAGTTTACGGTAAATAACACATCGGACTTGAAAATAAAATCTGGGATGTTTGGTAAAGTTCTACTCAAAAACGAAACGTCTGGAATGGGAATTATCATACCGTCATCTGCCATACAAGGCACAGATAAACAACCACAGGTTTATGTTGTGAAAAATGGCAAAGCCCTTTTGCAAAACATCACTATTTCAAAAAAGACACAAAACAAAGCAATTGTGTCAAATGGATTAAATGAAGGTGATGTAATTGTAACAAATGGATTTATAAATCTTTTTGACGGTGCAAATATTACTGTTAAATAA
- a CDS encoding efflux RND transporter permease subunit, with translation MNITEISIKRPSLIIVLFSVFTLLGFIGYKNLSYELMPDFNQPVVVIKTVYPGAEPNEVETSVSRKIEDALSNLEGVDYLVTKSLPNASIIIANLKYGTDLDKSMQDAQRYIDNIRKDLPQDILSPVMSKVSPNDLPIMSISATSDLSATEFYQKMNDDYLPQIQQIKGVAEITVLGGEEREIQVKINQDKLKLYKISMVQVVEAINRSGLDLPAGKVQTEKESNSVRLTGKFASVEDIKNVQVALPVIGSPVYVKDVADVIDGIKETTSISRYNGKNGIGLMLKKQGDANAVDVSKAVREKFQSIVHQNASSGVKFIIADDSTDNTIAAVNSVVFDLILAVLLVSLVMLLFLRSFRNSLIVIVAIPTSLVTAFAVMWLFGYTLNLMTLLAMSLIIGVLVDDAVVVLENIQKHLDRGKEKRTAAMDGRMEIGFAALSITLVDVVVFLPILFLQVFVADMLKQFSVVVVTSTLTSLLVGFTLTPWLASRIGKKEDLQPTNFFNRFLLWFEHQLENFTNWYGRQLEWVLSHKLIFTGIVIVLFAMTLGIMKQGIIGKELISTGDQGKFRMALEFDKSTSIQQNNLIAQKIETYIIQQPEVATVFSNIGGPSTGIGSLGVGSANKTEFTIQLKSKKELDNLPTETFMKNLREELKSKFPSINYSMAALGLIPRSAPIEITLSGSNLDLVMKTGDELKTVIEKIPGADNVRLSVEAGSPEYKIIPDKDKMQRLGLTTAYVGLNLRTAFTGNDDATLTENGTEYPVRIWLDEFSRQNFEDVQQLSIINPMGIPIEVSQFASVEQDNSPSLLERKDRQPAVTLTSDALGRPSGTVADDVVAYLKENPLPSGIQMTWGSDIKRQNDSFGALGSVLLISFLLIYLIMVALYDSFVYPFVVLFSIPVATIGAFFALNLSLSNLSLFALLGLIMLMGLVVKNAILIVDFTNQLKAEGIHFKEALIIAGKGRMRPILMTTLSMVVGMLPIAMATGTAAEWKNGLAWVIIGGLLSSLILTVFLVPMVYYLVDTAKEKINRRK, from the coding sequence ATGAATATTACAGAAATTTCAATCAAACGACCTTCGCTGATAATAGTGCTGTTCAGCGTGTTTACTTTATTAGGATTTATCGGGTATAAAAATTTGAGTTACGAGTTAATGCCCGACTTTAATCAGCCCGTAGTTGTAATTAAGACTGTTTACCCTGGTGCCGAACCAAACGAAGTAGAAACATCCGTTTCACGAAAAATAGAAGATGCATTATCGAATTTAGAAGGTGTAGATTACTTGGTTACAAAATCATTGCCCAATGCTTCTATCATCATAGCCAATCTAAAATATGGGACAGATTTGGATAAGTCAATGCAAGACGCACAACGCTACATTGACAACATTCGCAAAGATTTACCACAGGATATTTTAAGTCCTGTAATGAGTAAAGTTTCGCCAAATGATTTGCCGATAATGTCTATAAGTGCAACAAGTGATTTGTCTGCGACCGAGTTTTATCAAAAAATGAACGATGATTATCTGCCCCAAATTCAACAAATTAAAGGAGTTGCAGAGATTACTGTTTTAGGTGGAGAGGAAAGAGAAATCCAAGTAAAAATAAATCAAGACAAACTGAAATTGTATAAAATTTCAATGGTTCAGGTTGTTGAAGCAATTAATCGTTCTGGCTTAGACTTACCTGCGGGAAAGGTGCAAACCGAAAAAGAAAGTAATTCAGTTCGTTTAACGGGAAAATTCGCATCTGTTGAGGATATTAAAAATGTTCAGGTGGCATTACCAGTTATTGGAAGTCCTGTTTATGTAAAAGATGTGGCAGATGTTATTGACGGTATAAAAGAAACGACTTCTATCAGTCGATACAACGGTAAAAACGGTATTGGTTTAATGCTGAAAAAACAGGGTGATGCAAACGCTGTAGATGTTTCAAAAGCCGTTCGAGAAAAATTTCAATCCATCGTACATCAAAATGCCAGTTCGGGTGTAAAATTTATTATTGCAGACGATAGCACCGATAACACCATTGCAGCCGTTAACTCCGTTGTTTTTGATTTAATCTTAGCGGTGTTATTGGTATCGTTAGTAATGCTATTATTTCTTAGAAGTTTTAGAAATTCATTAATTGTAATTGTTGCCATTCCAACTTCCTTAGTCACTGCGTTTGCGGTAATGTGGCTTTTTGGTTACACATTAAACCTAATGACCTTGCTTGCAATGTCTTTAATCATAGGTGTTCTGGTGGATGATGCGGTGGTGGTATTAGAAAATATTCAAAAACATTTAGACAGAGGAAAAGAAAAACGCACTGCTGCAATGGATGGCAGAATGGAAATTGGTTTTGCCGCTTTGTCAATTACATTAGTTGACGTAGTGGTATTTTTACCAATTCTCTTTTTACAAGTTTTTGTTGCCGATATGCTCAAACAATTTTCGGTTGTTGTAGTAACATCTACTCTTACCAGTTTATTGGTTGGGTTTACGCTTACACCTTGGTTGGCTTCACGTATAGGAAAGAAAGAAGATTTACAACCAACTAATTTTTTCAATCGTTTCTTGCTTTGGTTTGAGCATCAATTAGAAAATTTCACAAATTGGTATGGCAGACAATTAGAATGGGTTTTAAGCCACAAACTTATTTTTACAGGTATCGTTATTGTGCTTTTTGCAATGACTTTAGGCATTATGAAACAAGGTATTATTGGTAAAGAATTAATTTCAACAGGCGACCAAGGAAAATTTAGAATGGCATTAGAATTTGATAAATCTACTTCCATTCAACAAAACAACTTAATTGCTCAAAAAATTGAAACATACATTATTCAACAACCCGAAGTAGCAACAGTATTCAGCAACATTGGCGGACCAAGCACTGGGATTGGAAGTTTGGGTGTGGGTTCAGCAAATAAAACGGAATTTACAATTCAACTAAAATCCAAAAAGGAATTGGATAATTTACCTACCGAAACATTTATGAAAAATCTTCGGGAAGAACTAAAGTCAAAATTTCCGAGTATAAATTATTCAATGGCAGCATTGGGTTTAATTCCACGTTCAGCACCAATTGAAATTACGTTAAGCGGTAGCAATTTGGATTTGGTGATGAAAACAGGCGATGAATTGAAAACGGTAATTGAAAAAATTCCCGGTGCGGATAATGTTCGCTTATCCGTTGAAGCAGGTAGTCCCGAATACAAAATAATTCCCGACAAGGATAAAATGCAACGATTGGGTTTAACAACGGCTTATGTTGGATTGAACCTAAGAACTGCCTTTACAGGAAATGATGATGCGACCTTAACCGAAAACGGAACGGAATATCCTGTGCGAATTTGGTTAGATGAATTTAGCCGACAAAATTTTGAAGATGTTCAACAACTTTCTATCATTAACCCAATGGGAATACCCATTGAAGTTTCACAATTTGCAAGCGTAGAGCAAGATAATTCTCCTTCCTTATTAGAAAGGAAAGACCGACAACCAGCAGTTACACTCACATCAGATGCTTTAGGAAGACCATCAGGAACAGTAGCAGACGATGTAGTAGCATATCTCAAAGAAAATCCATTACCAAGCGGTATACAAATGACTTGGGGTAGCGACATCAAAAGACAGAATGATAGTTTTGGAGCATTAGGTTCTGTTTTACTCATTTCGTTTTTGCTGATTTACCTGATTATGGTAGCACTGTATGACAGTTTTGTTTATCCATTTGTAGTTTTGTTTTCTATTCCAGTAGCCACAATTGGGGCATTTTTCGCATTGAATTTGTCGTTAAGCAATCTGAGTTTATTCGCCTTATTAGGTTTAATTATGCTAATGGGCTTAGTGGTAAAAAATGCTATTCTAATTGTGGATTTTACCAATCAATTAAAAGCAGAAGGCATACATTTTAAAGAAGCCTTAATCATTGCAGGGAAAGGTCGTATGCGACCAATCCTAATGACAACCCTTTCAATGGTAGTTGGTATGCTTCCTATTGCAATGGCAACAGGAACAGCAGCAGAATGGAAAAACGGTTTGGCTTGGGTAATCATTGGCGGACTTCTATCATCTTTAATTTTGACCGTGTTTTTAGTGCCAATGGTCTATTATTTAGTTGACACAGCGAAAGAAAAAATAAACAGAAGAAAATAG
- a CDS encoding DNA starvation/stationary phase protection protein, which translates to MKNLNSIGLHQDKAEELANKLNELLANYSIFYQNTRGFHWNIKGEKFFELHLKFEELYNDLLLKIDEVAERILTLGHTPEHSYSQYAKTSTIKESKKISDGLIAVEQILEGFKTTIVMQREILGLASDANDEGTNALMSDYIRFQEKQVWMYSSFLTNNK; encoded by the coding sequence ATGAAAAATTTAAATTCAATTGGTTTGCACCAAGACAAAGCCGAAGAATTGGCAAATAAATTAAACGAGTTACTCGCAAACTATTCAATTTTTTATCAAAACACAAGAGGCTTTCACTGGAACATTAAAGGTGAAAAGTTTTTTGAATTGCATTTAAAATTTGAAGAACTCTACAATGATTTGTTGCTGAAAATTGATGAAGTAGCAGAACGCATATTAACATTGGGACACACACCCGAGCATAGCTATTCTCAATACGCTAAAACATCAACCATAAAAGAAAGCAAGAAAATTTCTGATGGTTTGATTGCAGTAGAACAAATTCTTGAAGGATTTAAAACAACAATCGTTATGCAAAGAGAAATTCTTGGATTAGCTTCTGATGCAAATGATGAAGGAACAAATGCTTTAATGAGTGATTATATCCGCTTTCAAGAAAAACAAGTATGGATGTATTCTTCTTTTTTAACAAATAATAAATAA
- a CDS encoding TolC family protein, with protein sequence MKLANIHKHYVALLLIIGGFQSAQAQTWTLQQCIDTAQVHNKNLQMSRNNMAIGDQREKEAKANLIPKVTANADYKYFANLPYQLLPVNAFNPALPAGEFRAMQFGVPHNINANLQLSMPLYNPQVYGAIQTTKIASELTDLQYQKTEEQIYFEISNLYYNAQILYHQLAFIDSNLINAERLLKNMQLLNEQLLAKGTDVSKVKLQVSQLSTQKETIKSKYEQVLNALKFAMGISIEQNLQIEPNIQYQTATEYNTSSTLDIRIIKTQNRLLSSELNTLNKSRYLPSLNLVGMYGTTGFGYNGQPASFLDFYPIGFAGVQLSYPIFNGTVTLRKINQKTLELRNNELQFGLLTEQNNMQVENAKLQREVAKKTVETTTEQIQLAQTIYEQTVLQQKQGTASLTDVLLADNALREAQQTYLSAVIDYLKADLELKKLTGNISIIK encoded by the coding sequence ATGAAGTTAGCGAATATTCACAAACATTATGTTGCTCTATTATTGATAATAGGAGGCTTTCAATCTGCACAAGCACAAACTTGGACTTTGCAACAATGTATTGACACCGCACAGGTTCATAACAAAAACCTGCAAATGAGCAGAAACAATATGGCCATTGGTGATCAAAGAGAGAAAGAAGCCAAAGCCAATTTAATCCCAAAAGTCACAGCCAATGCGGATTACAAGTATTTTGCAAACCTCCCCTATCAGCTTTTACCAGTGAATGCTTTCAATCCTGCACTACCCGCAGGAGAATTCAGGGCTATGCAGTTTGGCGTTCCCCACAACATAAACGCAAACTTGCAACTTTCAATGCCTTTGTATAATCCACAAGTTTATGGAGCCATACAAACTACTAAAATTGCTTCGGAATTGACAGACTTGCAGTATCAAAAAACGGAGGAGCAAATCTATTTTGAAATTTCCAATTTGTATTACAATGCCCAAATCTTGTATCATCAATTGGCATTTATTGACAGTAATCTGATTAACGCAGAAAGGCTTCTGAAAAATATGCAATTGCTCAATGAACAATTGCTTGCCAAAGGAACAGATGTAAGCAAGGTAAAATTGCAAGTATCACAATTATCCACCCAAAAGGAAACCATCAAAAGCAAATACGAGCAGGTTCTAAATGCCTTGAAATTTGCTATGGGTATTTCCATTGAACAAAATCTGCAAATTGAACCAAACATTCAATATCAAACAGCAACTGAATATAATACTTCATCAACCTTAGATATTCGAATAATAAAAACTCAAAACCGCTTATTGTCGAGTGAACTCAACACACTCAATAAATCAAGGTATTTGCCTTCACTAAATCTGGTTGGAATGTATGGAACAACGGGCTTTGGTTATAACGGACAACCTGCTTCATTCCTTGATTTTTATCCGATTGGTTTTGCAGGTGTTCAATTATCTTATCCAATATTTAACGGAACGGTTACGCTTCGAAAAATAAATCAGAAAACGCTTGAACTGCGAAACAATGAACTTCAATTTGGATTGCTTACCGAACAAAACAATATGCAAGTTGAAAATGCCAAACTTCAAAGAGAAGTCGCTAAAAAAACGGTAGAAACCACAACCGAACAAATCCAATTGGCACAAACAATCTATGAGCAAACCGTTCTTCAACAGAAACAAGGAACGGCAAGTTTAACAGATGTTTTGCTTGCAGACAATGCTTTGCGTGAAGCACAACAAACCTACCTATCTGCTGTAATTGATTACCTAAAAGCAGATTTAGAACTTAAAAAACTCACTGGAAATATTTCAATAATCAAATAA
- a CDS encoding tyrosine-type recombinase/integrase — MLHLFPLMHKEKSLIGIVFVYDAKITAALKNLSSVQYTKTHSCYYIPYEKAQYNALQSLGIPITSYRSRPDLYQLPIKDGVTSVKTSEYTETNKQAGYVPSNNPVVICFNGNRLWIKMKYHKADIELVRSLSGAYWNKYQIQWSVVASVENLSKIQAHFNYWKSQDYTKIYELIMLTTDPKIVELYSTPEHKDKICLKLKGYGIDTDFVQRIENVRYESEFRRWLLPVNQITVAAILEHYPKQGAKVINRLYQKNVQYKKNDFSNEEKQHHLLKKYPEQYHCLLKAYTDTMIRRNNTWSTINTYTPEMVKFAEAIGLQDIAKADESTINQYLSQLSGKKIAVSTIHTAINAIKYYYQKVIFRQDLKIDQLARPKKGFHLPTILSAQETNGILQSLANIKHVCILYVLYGCGVRLNELLSIQMNDLWWERNQIIIRNGKGDKDRVVMLSQTLKQLLRIYCDEYMPQQWLLEGQDRLSQYSERSVQKVVKSAIIKAGITKKVTPHTLRHCFATHLMDNGVQLPYIQALLGHKDIKTTMIYTHVTTQSIANVVSPLDGLNLTVKKP; from the coding sequence ATGCTACATTTATTTCCACTTATGCACAAAGAAAAATCTCTGATAGGAATTGTTTTTGTCTATGATGCAAAGATAACAGCAGCATTAAAAAATCTTTCATCCGTCCAATACACCAAAACGCATAGCTGCTATTATATTCCATATGAAAAAGCTCAATATAATGCTCTGCAGTCATTGGGCATTCCGATCACAAGTTACAGATCAAGACCTGACCTATATCAGCTACCAATAAAAGATGGTGTCACATCTGTGAAAACTTCAGAGTACACTGAAACCAACAAACAAGCAGGGTATGTCCCATCGAACAATCCTGTGGTAATATGCTTTAATGGCAACAGGTTGTGGATCAAAATGAAGTATCATAAAGCGGATATTGAATTGGTAAGATCGCTATCAGGTGCATATTGGAATAAATATCAGATACAATGGAGCGTAGTAGCATCTGTCGAAAATCTAAGCAAAATACAAGCACATTTTAATTATTGGAAAAGTCAGGATTATACTAAAATATATGAGTTGATCATGCTTACTACTGATCCTAAAATAGTAGAGCTTTATTCAACACCGGAGCACAAAGATAAAATCTGTTTAAAACTCAAAGGCTATGGGATCGATACAGACTTTGTCCAACGAATAGAAAACGTCAGGTACGAATCAGAATTCAGAAGATGGCTGTTGCCTGTTAATCAAATTACTGTAGCTGCGATATTGGAGCATTACCCGAAACAAGGTGCAAAAGTCATCAATAGATTGTACCAAAAAAATGTACAATACAAAAAAAATGATTTCAGCAACGAAGAAAAGCAGCATCACCTGTTGAAAAAGTATCCTGAACAATACCACTGTCTGCTAAAAGCATATACTGACACCATGATCAGGCGAAACAATACCTGGAGTACGATAAATACCTATACACCTGAAATGGTGAAATTTGCAGAAGCAATAGGACTACAAGACATCGCAAAAGCAGATGAATCTACCATCAATCAATATTTAAGCCAATTATCAGGAAAAAAAATAGCTGTCAGCACTATTCATACCGCGATAAATGCCATTAAGTATTACTACCAAAAAGTAATATTTCGTCAGGACTTAAAAATAGATCAACTCGCCAGACCAAAAAAAGGTTTCCATCTGCCTACTATCCTAAGTGCACAAGAAACCAATGGTATCCTGCAAAGTCTTGCAAACATAAAACATGTCTGTATTCTATATGTACTTTATGGCTGCGGTGTACGCCTGAATGAATTACTGTCTATCCAAATGAATGATTTATGGTGGGAAAGAAATCAGATAATCATACGTAATGGTAAAGGAGACAAAGACAGAGTAGTCATGCTCAGCCAAACCCTAAAACAGCTTTTACGCATTTATTGTGATGAGTACATGCCACAACAATGGCTTTTAGAAGGTCAGGACAGACTGTCACAATACTCTGAAAGGAGTGTACAAAAAGTAGTAAAAAGCGCCATCATTAAGGCAGGAATTACTAAAAAAGTAACACCACACACGCTACGACATTGTTTTGCGACACACCTGATGGATAATGGTGTGCAGTTGCCTTATATTCAAGCTCTGCTCGGGCATAAGGATATTAAAACGACGATGATATATACCCATGTCACTACCCAAAGTATAGCCAATGTAGTGAGCCCACTAGATGGTTTAAATCTCACTGTAAAAAAACCTTGA
- a CDS encoding PepSY-like domain-containing protein codes for MNKKNLIKNSLMATALAFTLTSCDKEEVIPSTDLPSEITSYISTHFPNNSIVQVIKDRDGLTKTYDILLSESISLEFNRKKEIIDIDGVTQLPNSVIPEKILQYVTTNYPTNFITDWELDDKNQQVQLDNGLDLEFKMNGDFLRIDN; via the coding sequence ATGAACAAAAAAAATTTAATCAAAAATTCGCTTATGGCGACAGCACTTGCTTTTACATTAACAAGTTGTGACAAAGAAGAAGTTATACCTTCTACTGACCTTCCAAGTGAAATTACAAGTTACATTTCGACACATTTTCCAAACAATTCCATTGTTCAAGTAATAAAGGACAGAGACGGTTTAACAAAGACTTATGACATTCTATTGTCTGAAAGTATCAGTTTGGAATTTAATCGTAAGAAAGAAATAATTGACATTGACGGAGTAACTCAGTTGCCAAACTCTGTTATTCCTGAAAAAATTCTTCAGTATGTGACGACTAACTATCCGACCAATTTCATTACAGACTGGGAATTAGACGACAAAAATCAACAAGTTCAACTTGACAACGGGCTAGACTTGGAATTTAAAATGAACGGTGACTTTCTGAGAATTGACAACTAA
- a CDS encoding TetR/AcrR family transcriptional regulator has translation MTTETISDRQLEIIEAAGKILTTSGVSGLTIKNLAKEMQFSESAIYRHFTSKEEIIIALLEYLAQSMDERYTNAIKNEQSSEEKFTTLFQNQFSFFKKHPHFVVAVFSDGLMEESERINETILKIMGVKMKHLMPIILEGQQKKVFTNAITTDELIHIVMGTFRLQMYKWRVANFQFDIIRNGDNMIQAVLTLIKSK, from the coding sequence ATGACAACAGAAACAATTTCTGATAGACAACTTGAAATTATTGAGGCAGCAGGAAAAATTCTTACAACATCAGGTGTAAGTGGATTGACTATAAAGAATCTTGCCAAAGAAATGCAGTTTTCTGAAAGTGCCATTTACAGGCATTTTACAAGCAAGGAAGAAATCATAATTGCCTTACTTGAGTATCTTGCTCAAAGTATGGATGAACGCTATACTAATGCGATTAAAAATGAACAATCGTCCGAAGAAAAATTCACAACTCTGTTTCAAAATCAATTTTCATTTTTCAAAAAGCATCCGCATTTTGTAGTAGCAGTTTTCTCTGACGGACTGATGGAGGAAAGTGAACGCATAAACGAAACTATACTGAAAATAATGGGTGTAAAAATGAAACACCTGATGCCGATTATTTTGGAAGGGCAACAAAAGAAAGTATTTACTAATGCAATAACAACCGATGAGTTAATTCATATTGTAATGGGAACTTTCCGATTACAAATGTACAAATGGAGAGTAGCCAACTTTCAATTTGACATCATCCGAAATGGAGACAATATGATACAGGCAGTATTAACACTTATAAAATCCAAATGA